A DNA window from Acidobacteriota bacterium contains the following coding sequences:
- a CDS encoding tetratricopeptide repeat protein, producing the protein MILQNSHLLVAKALTEVALRTSMLRRDFLTLRRLFVLDASLLNRLSATACLIVLLACAVAQTKAQPQKNPRSSGGKTPVAARARTGALKVITGHPATVVFINNVRHGVTADNGELDLPRVIAGSHPVRVRTVGYADWRGSTIVAAGGSRTLKVTQQQTSDEPTLRYQKAEALRDKGKNRDAVEEYKQALALRSFPEARIGMARSLIPLQEFQEAEKQIQAAIKTGGGTLIEAQTVLANLRRHQGLGDESIVEYRKALRLARGNSFEAHIGLAIALNEQGSVDEAVKEYRIGIIQDMETEPILYYQLAEILEKASRNKEAIEAYRHYLRLDPEGEYASAVESIIEQLKQEVEKK; encoded by the coding sequence ATGATTCTCCAGAACTCACACTTGCTCGTGGCAAAAGCATTGACCGAAGTGGCGCTCAGGACGTCGATGTTGCGGAGAGATTTTTTGACTCTGCGCCGCCTCTTTGTCCTCGACGCCTCTTTGCTAAACCGGCTCTCGGCAACTGCCTGCCTGATCGTCCTGCTGGCATGCGCGGTCGCGCAAACAAAAGCGCAGCCTCAAAAGAATCCCAGATCATCCGGCGGAAAGACCCCGGTGGCGGCTCGTGCGCGCACCGGCGCATTGAAAGTAATCACGGGACACCCCGCCACGGTTGTCTTCATCAACAACGTTCGTCACGGAGTCACCGCCGACAACGGCGAGCTTGATCTTCCACGCGTGATCGCAGGTTCGCACCCGGTCCGAGTGAGAACGGTTGGCTACGCTGATTGGAGGGGGTCAACTATCGTTGCCGCCGGCGGAAGTAGAACCCTGAAAGTAACTCAGCAGCAAACCAGTGACGAGCCTACGTTGCGCTATCAGAAGGCGGAGGCGCTCCGCGACAAAGGTAAGAACAGAGATGCGGTTGAGGAATACAAGCAGGCTCTGGCGCTGCGCTCCTTTCCTGAAGCGCGAATCGGGATGGCGCGCAGCTTGATCCCGTTGCAGGAGTTCCAGGAAGCCGAAAAACAGATTCAAGCAGCGATCAAGACTGGCGGCGGTACGCTAATAGAAGCGCAGACTGTGCTTGCTAATCTCCGTCGCCATCAGGGGCTCGGTGACGAATCGATCGTTGAATACAGAAAAGCGCTTCGACTTGCGCGGGGGAATTCATTCGAAGCCCACATCGGCCTGGCTATCGCCCTGAATGAACAAGGGAGCGTCGATGAAGCGGTCAAGGAATATCGAATCGGAATAATCCAAGACATGGAGACCGAGCCGATTCTCTACTATCAGCTTGCGGAGATTCTCGAAAAAGCCAGCCGCAACAAAGAGGCGATTGAAGCATATCGCCATTACTTGCGGCTCGACCCCGAGGGCGAATATGCTTCCGCGGTTGAATCGATCATCGAGCAACTGAAGCAGGAAGTTGAGAAGAAATAA
- a CDS encoding DUF4351 domain-containing protein: MEIVASWMKQGIRQGLKQGRQEGEITLVLRLLTRRCGELGPSLQSRIRKLPLNKVEALAEALLDFKAANDLKNWLDENEGKAKSSPVTRKTRQAKSSKRS, from the coding sequence ATGGAAATCGTGGCAAGTTGGATGAAGCAGGGAATACGGCAGGGTTTGAAGCAGGGTCGGCAGGAGGGCGAGATCACACTTGTACTGCGGCTGTTGACTCGCCGCTGCGGCGAGCTTGGTCCTAGCTTACAGTCGCGGATTCGCAAGCTGCCGCTCAACAAGGTCGAGGCGCTCGCCGAAGCGCTGCTTGATTTCAAAGCCGCCAACGACCTCAAGAATTGGCTGGATGAAAATGAAGGCAAAGCCAAGTCCAGCCCTGTGACTCGAAAGACTCGCCAGGCAAAATCATCGAAGCGAAGCTAA